The following are from one region of the Quercus robur chromosome 1, dhQueRobu3.1, whole genome shotgun sequence genome:
- the LOC126725533 gene encoding uncharacterized protein LOC126725533 isoform X1, producing the protein MRRLTLTQFMNQPHHHESSLSSTSSQATQKFFCPSIQTSTPTTTCSSSHSSFVSKQSLSSHQHQEDQNLRTIPCCFISSKFWGRLRLMLGCGEVSPMATQRDSFHTPLEIRRKKFSEQQKREHLEREVSMLQKMLNQEENMHEVLEHILNQHNGSAVSIPNFLPPKIKQLLAELAMVEGEILRLEGQISELQKSLKLEKDAAEESKSKQRKHGTLSNRVVHSSPTTNTNPINKVGNETMAYETKALHFISKAIKGDYNLNDFTIAEKLGNSRGFADQKENLLHEAVKFQDKIPRKSGMLKPSSPLREPRHPSPKLKERNPPILLDLPPKSLPNANQSEEENQQWQPNKLSESILKCLNVIYTRLLRTSRAMELEKLGPVSRSMNASFSSRSFRAETGLKSSLIQKESRQQDPYGIFNMDESIPRDIGPYKNLVVFTSSSLDHKFISSPSSIPLLRKLRVLLNSLQTVDLRFLTNQQKLAFWINMYNACIMHGFLQYGVPSTPEKLLALMNKATLNIGGNIINAQAIEHFILRKPASSGVKEVYLQGDKDDKEAIVRELYGLESMEPNVTFALCCGTLSSPAVRMYTADGVVSELEKSKLDYLQASIVVTSTKRIAFPELLLRNMLDFAVDIDTLVEWICHQLPTSGSLRKSLVDCFRGQNSGKISSIVEKIPYDFEFQYLLAI; encoded by the exons ATGAGACGGTTAACATTAACCCAGTTCATGAACCAACCTCACCACCATGAAAGCTCTCTCTCATCAACTTCTTCTCAAGCAACGCAAAAATTCTTTTGCCCTTCAATTCAAACGTCAACACCAACAACTACCTGTAGTAGTAGCCACTCTTCCTTTGTGTCCAAGCAATCTTTAAGCTCCCACCAACACCAGGAGGATCAAAACCTGAGGACCATTCCATGCTGTTTTATTTCTTCCAAATTTTGGGGCAGACTAAGACTAATGCTAGGCTGTGGTGAAGTTTCTCCAATGGCGACCCAAAGGGACTCATTTCACACGCCCTTGGAGATT AGAAGGAAGAAGTTTAGTGAGCAGCAAAAGAGGGAGCATCTTGAAAGAGAG GTCTCTATGCTTCAAAAAATGTTGAATCAAGAAGAAAATATGCATGAGGTTTTGGAGCATATCCTTAATCAACATAATGGTTCTGCTGTCAGCATCCCGAACTTCCTTCCTCCTAAG ATAAAGCAGCTGTTGGCAGAGTTAGCCATGGTTGAGGGTGAGATACTTAGACTTGAAGGCCAAATAAGCGAACTTCAAAAGAGTTTGAAACTTGAGAAGGATGCCGCCGAAGAATCAAAGTCCAAACAACGGAAACATGGAACTCTAAGCAACCGTGTGGTTCATTCATCACcaacaacaaacacaaaccccATTAACAAAGTTGGTAATGAAACGATGGCCTATGAGACCAAAGCATTGCATTTCATAAGTAAAGCTATAAAAGGCGATTATAATCTCAATGATTTCACTATAGCTGAGAAATTGGGAAATTCAAGAGGATTTGCTGATCAAAAGGAAAATCTTCTTCATGAGGCTGTTAAATTTCAGGACAAGATTCCAAGAAAAAGTGGGATGCTGAAGCCATCCTCACCCTTGCGTGAACCACGACATCCATCACCCAAG CTAAAAGAACGTAATCCACCAATTCTTTTAGACCTCCCTCCAAAATCTCTACCTAATGCAAACCAATCAGAAGAAGAAAACCAGCAATGGCAACCCAACAAGCTATCTGAGAGCATCTTGAAGTGTTTAAATGTCATATATACGAGACTGCTTAGAACATCAAGAGCAATGGAGTTGGAGAAGTTAGGCCCCGTTTCAAGGTCCATGAACGCTTCTTTTAGCTCAAGAAGCTTCAGGGCCGAGACAGGCTTAAAGTCAAGCCTTATACAAAAGGAATCAAGGCAACAAGACCCATATGGTATCTTCAACATGGACGAGTCTATTCCTAGGGACATTGGTCCTTACAAGAACTTGGTTGTATTCACGTCAAGCTCTCTGGACCACAAGTTCATATCAAGCCCCAGTTCTATTCCTTTGCTAAGAAAGTTGAG GGTTTTGTTGAACTCTCTCCAGACGGTGGACTTGAGATTCTTGACTAACCAACAGAAATTAGCATTTTGGATCAACATGTACAATGCTTGTATCATGCAT GGATTTCTTCAATATGGTGTGCCTTCTACTCCAGAAAAATTGCTTGCATTGATGAACAAG GCAACCCTTAACATAGGAGGTAATATTATAAATGCTCAAGCAATAGAgcattttatattgagaaagCCGGCTTCTTCTGGTGTGAAAGAG GTTTATCTTCAGGGTGACAAGGATGATAAGGAAGCCATTGTTCGCGAACTTTATGGACTTGAATCAATGGAACCAAATGTCACATTTGCTCTGTGTTGTGGAACTCTTTCATCTCCTGCC GTAAGAATGTATACAGCCGATGGTGTTGTTTctgagttggaaaaatcaaAGCTAGATTATTTGCAAGCTTCAATAGTAGTGACTAGCACAAAAAGAATTGCATTCCCAGAGCTCCTGCTTCGAAACATGCTTGATTTTGCTGTAGACATAGACACATTGGTGGAGTGGATTTGCCACCAGTTACCAACATCTGGGTCATTAAGAAAATCATTGGTGGATTGCTTCAGGGGACAAAACAGTGGCAAGATATCTAGCATTGTTGAGAAGATACCATACGACTTTGAATTCCAGTATCTGCTGGCTATATAG
- the LOC126725533 gene encoding uncharacterized protein LOC126725533 isoform X5 — protein MRRLTLTQFMNQPHHHESSLSSTSSQATQKFFCPSIQTSTPTTTCSSSHSSFVSKQSLSSHQHQEDQNLRTIPCCFISSKFWGRLRLMLGCGEVSPMATQRDSFHTPLEIRRKKFSEQQKREHLEREVSMLQKMLNQEENMHEVLEHILNQHNGSAVSIPNFLPPKIKQLLAELAMVEGEILRLEGQISELQKSLKLEKDAAEESKSKQRKHGTLSNRVVHSSPTTNTNPINKVGNETMAYETKALHFISKAIKGDYNLNDFTIAEKLGNSRGFADQKENLLHEAVKFQDKIPRKSGMLKPSSPLREPRHPSPKLKERNPPILLDLPPKSLPNANQSEEENQQWQPNKLSESILKCLNVIYTRLLRTSRAMELEKLGPVSRSMNASFSSRSFRAETGLKSSLIQKESRQQDPYGIFNMDESIPRDIGPYKNLVVFTSSSLDHKFISSPSSIPLLRKLRVLLNSLQTVDLRFLTNQQKLAFWINMYNACIMHGFLQYGVPSTPEKLLALMNKATLNIGGNIINAQAIEHFILRKPASSGVKE, from the exons ATGAGACGGTTAACATTAACCCAGTTCATGAACCAACCTCACCACCATGAAAGCTCTCTCTCATCAACTTCTTCTCAAGCAACGCAAAAATTCTTTTGCCCTTCAATTCAAACGTCAACACCAACAACTACCTGTAGTAGTAGCCACTCTTCCTTTGTGTCCAAGCAATCTTTAAGCTCCCACCAACACCAGGAGGATCAAAACCTGAGGACCATTCCATGCTGTTTTATTTCTTCCAAATTTTGGGGCAGACTAAGACTAATGCTAGGCTGTGGTGAAGTTTCTCCAATGGCGACCCAAAGGGACTCATTTCACACGCCCTTGGAGATT AGAAGGAAGAAGTTTAGTGAGCAGCAAAAGAGGGAGCATCTTGAAAGAGAG GTCTCTATGCTTCAAAAAATGTTGAATCAAGAAGAAAATATGCATGAGGTTTTGGAGCATATCCTTAATCAACATAATGGTTCTGCTGTCAGCATCCCGAACTTCCTTCCTCCTAAG ATAAAGCAGCTGTTGGCAGAGTTAGCCATGGTTGAGGGTGAGATACTTAGACTTGAAGGCCAAATAAGCGAACTTCAAAAGAGTTTGAAACTTGAGAAGGATGCCGCCGAAGAATCAAAGTCCAAACAACGGAAACATGGAACTCTAAGCAACCGTGTGGTTCATTCATCACcaacaacaaacacaaaccccATTAACAAAGTTGGTAATGAAACGATGGCCTATGAGACCAAAGCATTGCATTTCATAAGTAAAGCTATAAAAGGCGATTATAATCTCAATGATTTCACTATAGCTGAGAAATTGGGAAATTCAAGAGGATTTGCTGATCAAAAGGAAAATCTTCTTCATGAGGCTGTTAAATTTCAGGACAAGATTCCAAGAAAAAGTGGGATGCTGAAGCCATCCTCACCCTTGCGTGAACCACGACATCCATCACCCAAG CTAAAAGAACGTAATCCACCAATTCTTTTAGACCTCCCTCCAAAATCTCTACCTAATGCAAACCAATCAGAAGAAGAAAACCAGCAATGGCAACCCAACAAGCTATCTGAGAGCATCTTGAAGTGTTTAAATGTCATATATACGAGACTGCTTAGAACATCAAGAGCAATGGAGTTGGAGAAGTTAGGCCCCGTTTCAAGGTCCATGAACGCTTCTTTTAGCTCAAGAAGCTTCAGGGCCGAGACAGGCTTAAAGTCAAGCCTTATACAAAAGGAATCAAGGCAACAAGACCCATATGGTATCTTCAACATGGACGAGTCTATTCCTAGGGACATTGGTCCTTACAAGAACTTGGTTGTATTCACGTCAAGCTCTCTGGACCACAAGTTCATATCAAGCCCCAGTTCTATTCCTTTGCTAAGAAAGTTGAG GGTTTTGTTGAACTCTCTCCAGACGGTGGACTTGAGATTCTTGACTAACCAACAGAAATTAGCATTTTGGATCAACATGTACAATGCTTGTATCATGCAT GGATTTCTTCAATATGGTGTGCCTTCTACTCCAGAAAAATTGCTTGCATTGATGAACAAG GCAACCCTTAACATAGGAGGTAATATTATAAATGCTCAAGCAATAGAgcattttatattgagaaagCCGGCTTCTTCTGGTGTGAAAGAG TAG
- the LOC126725533 gene encoding uncharacterized protein LOC126725533 isoform X4 has protein sequence MLQKMLNQEENMHEVLEHILNQHNGSAVSIPNFLPPKIKQLLAELAMVEGEILRLEGQISELQKSLKLEKDAAEESKSKQRKHGTLSNRVVHSSPTTNTNPINKVGNETMAYETKALHFISKAIKGDYNLNDFTIAEKLGNSRGFADQKENLLHEAVKFQDKIPRKSGMLKPSSPLREPRHPSPKLKERNPPILLDLPPKSLPNANQSEEENQQWQPNKLSESILKCLNVIYTRLLRTSRAMELEKLGPVSRSMNASFSSRSFRAETGLKSSLIQKESRQQDPYGIFNMDESIPRDIGPYKNLVVFTSSSLDHKFISSPSSIPLLRKLRVLLNSLQTVDLRFLTNQQKLAFWINMYNACIMHGFLQYGVPSTPEKLLALMNKATLNIGGNIINAQAIEHFILRKPASSGVKEVYLQGDKDDKEAIVRELYGLESMEPNVTFALCCGTLSSPAVRMYTADGVVSELEKSKLDYLQASIVVTSTKRIAFPELLLRNMLDFAVDIDTLVEWICHQLPTSGSLRKSLVDCFRGQNSGKISSIVEKIPYDFEFQYLLAI, from the exons ATAAAGCAGCTGTTGGCAGAGTTAGCCATGGTTGAGGGTGAGATACTTAGACTTGAAGGCCAAATAAGCGAACTTCAAAAGAGTTTGAAACTTGAGAAGGATGCCGCCGAAGAATCAAAGTCCAAACAACGGAAACATGGAACTCTAAGCAACCGTGTGGTTCATTCATCACcaacaacaaacacaaaccccATTAACAAAGTTGGTAATGAAACGATGGCCTATGAGACCAAAGCATTGCATTTCATAAGTAAAGCTATAAAAGGCGATTATAATCTCAATGATTTCACTATAGCTGAGAAATTGGGAAATTCAAGAGGATTTGCTGATCAAAAGGAAAATCTTCTTCATGAGGCTGTTAAATTTCAGGACAAGATTCCAAGAAAAAGTGGGATGCTGAAGCCATCCTCACCCTTGCGTGAACCACGACATCCATCACCCAAG CTAAAAGAACGTAATCCACCAATTCTTTTAGACCTCCCTCCAAAATCTCTACCTAATGCAAACCAATCAGAAGAAGAAAACCAGCAATGGCAACCCAACAAGCTATCTGAGAGCATCTTGAAGTGTTTAAATGTCATATATACGAGACTGCTTAGAACATCAAGAGCAATGGAGTTGGAGAAGTTAGGCCCCGTTTCAAGGTCCATGAACGCTTCTTTTAGCTCAAGAAGCTTCAGGGCCGAGACAGGCTTAAAGTCAAGCCTTATACAAAAGGAATCAAGGCAACAAGACCCATATGGTATCTTCAACATGGACGAGTCTATTCCTAGGGACATTGGTCCTTACAAGAACTTGGTTGTATTCACGTCAAGCTCTCTGGACCACAAGTTCATATCAAGCCCCAGTTCTATTCCTTTGCTAAGAAAGTTGAG GGTTTTGTTGAACTCTCTCCAGACGGTGGACTTGAGATTCTTGACTAACCAACAGAAATTAGCATTTTGGATCAACATGTACAATGCTTGTATCATGCAT GGATTTCTTCAATATGGTGTGCCTTCTACTCCAGAAAAATTGCTTGCATTGATGAACAAG GCAACCCTTAACATAGGAGGTAATATTATAAATGCTCAAGCAATAGAgcattttatattgagaaagCCGGCTTCTTCTGGTGTGAAAGAG GTTTATCTTCAGGGTGACAAGGATGATAAGGAAGCCATTGTTCGCGAACTTTATGGACTTGAATCAATGGAACCAAATGTCACATTTGCTCTGTGTTGTGGAACTCTTTCATCTCCTGCC GTAAGAATGTATACAGCCGATGGTGTTGTTTctgagttggaaaaatcaaAGCTAGATTATTTGCAAGCTTCAATAGTAGTGACTAGCACAAAAAGAATTGCATTCCCAGAGCTCCTGCTTCGAAACATGCTTGATTTTGCTGTAGACATAGACACATTGGTGGAGTGGATTTGCCACCAGTTACCAACATCTGGGTCATTAAGAAAATCATTGGTGGATTGCTTCAGGGGACAAAACAGTGGCAAGATATCTAGCATTGTTGAGAAGATACCATACGACTTTGAATTCCAGTATCTGCTGGCTATATAG
- the LOC126725533 gene encoding uncharacterized protein LOC126725533 isoform X2, which yields MRRLTLTQFMNQPHHHESSLSSTSSQATQKFFCPSIQTSTPTTTCSSSHSSFVSKQSLSSHQHQEDQNLRTIPCCFISSKFWGRLRLMLGCGEVSPMATQRDSFHTPLEIRRKKFSEQQKREHLEREVSMLQKMLNQEENMHEVLEHILNQHNGSAVSIPNFLPPKIKQLLAELAMVEGEILRLEGQISELQKSLKLEKDAAEESKSKQRKHGTLSNRVVHSSPTTNTNPINKVGNETMAYETKALHFISKAIKGDYNLNDFTIAEKLGNSRGFADQKENLLHEAVKFQDKIPRKSGMLKPSSPLREPRHPSPKLKERNPPILLDLPPKSLPNANQSEEENQQWQPNKLSESILKCLNVIYTRLLRTSRAMELEKLGPVSRSMNASFSSRSFRAETGLKSSLIQKESRQQDPYGIFNMDESIPRDIGPYKNLVVFTSSSLDHKFISSPSSIPLLRKLRVLLNSLQTVDLRFLTNQQKLAFWINMYNACIMHGFLQYGVPSTPEKLLALMNKATLNIGGNIINAQAIEHFILRKPASSGVKEGDKDDKEAIVRELYGLESMEPNVTFALCCGTLSSPAVRMYTADGVVSELEKSKLDYLQASIVVTSTKRIAFPELLLRNMLDFAVDIDTLVEWICHQLPTSGSLRKSLVDCFRGQNSGKISSIVEKIPYDFEFQYLLAI from the exons ATGAGACGGTTAACATTAACCCAGTTCATGAACCAACCTCACCACCATGAAAGCTCTCTCTCATCAACTTCTTCTCAAGCAACGCAAAAATTCTTTTGCCCTTCAATTCAAACGTCAACACCAACAACTACCTGTAGTAGTAGCCACTCTTCCTTTGTGTCCAAGCAATCTTTAAGCTCCCACCAACACCAGGAGGATCAAAACCTGAGGACCATTCCATGCTGTTTTATTTCTTCCAAATTTTGGGGCAGACTAAGACTAATGCTAGGCTGTGGTGAAGTTTCTCCAATGGCGACCCAAAGGGACTCATTTCACACGCCCTTGGAGATT AGAAGGAAGAAGTTTAGTGAGCAGCAAAAGAGGGAGCATCTTGAAAGAGAG GTCTCTATGCTTCAAAAAATGTTGAATCAAGAAGAAAATATGCATGAGGTTTTGGAGCATATCCTTAATCAACATAATGGTTCTGCTGTCAGCATCCCGAACTTCCTTCCTCCTAAG ATAAAGCAGCTGTTGGCAGAGTTAGCCATGGTTGAGGGTGAGATACTTAGACTTGAAGGCCAAATAAGCGAACTTCAAAAGAGTTTGAAACTTGAGAAGGATGCCGCCGAAGAATCAAAGTCCAAACAACGGAAACATGGAACTCTAAGCAACCGTGTGGTTCATTCATCACcaacaacaaacacaaaccccATTAACAAAGTTGGTAATGAAACGATGGCCTATGAGACCAAAGCATTGCATTTCATAAGTAAAGCTATAAAAGGCGATTATAATCTCAATGATTTCACTATAGCTGAGAAATTGGGAAATTCAAGAGGATTTGCTGATCAAAAGGAAAATCTTCTTCATGAGGCTGTTAAATTTCAGGACAAGATTCCAAGAAAAAGTGGGATGCTGAAGCCATCCTCACCCTTGCGTGAACCACGACATCCATCACCCAAG CTAAAAGAACGTAATCCACCAATTCTTTTAGACCTCCCTCCAAAATCTCTACCTAATGCAAACCAATCAGAAGAAGAAAACCAGCAATGGCAACCCAACAAGCTATCTGAGAGCATCTTGAAGTGTTTAAATGTCATATATACGAGACTGCTTAGAACATCAAGAGCAATGGAGTTGGAGAAGTTAGGCCCCGTTTCAAGGTCCATGAACGCTTCTTTTAGCTCAAGAAGCTTCAGGGCCGAGACAGGCTTAAAGTCAAGCCTTATACAAAAGGAATCAAGGCAACAAGACCCATATGGTATCTTCAACATGGACGAGTCTATTCCTAGGGACATTGGTCCTTACAAGAACTTGGTTGTATTCACGTCAAGCTCTCTGGACCACAAGTTCATATCAAGCCCCAGTTCTATTCCTTTGCTAAGAAAGTTGAG GGTTTTGTTGAACTCTCTCCAGACGGTGGACTTGAGATTCTTGACTAACCAACAGAAATTAGCATTTTGGATCAACATGTACAATGCTTGTATCATGCAT GGATTTCTTCAATATGGTGTGCCTTCTACTCCAGAAAAATTGCTTGCATTGATGAACAAG GCAACCCTTAACATAGGAGGTAATATTATAAATGCTCAAGCAATAGAgcattttatattgagaaagCCGGCTTCTTCTGGTGTGAAAGAG GGTGACAAGGATGATAAGGAAGCCATTGTTCGCGAACTTTATGGACTTGAATCAATGGAACCAAATGTCACATTTGCTCTGTGTTGTGGAACTCTTTCATCTCCTGCC GTAAGAATGTATACAGCCGATGGTGTTGTTTctgagttggaaaaatcaaAGCTAGATTATTTGCAAGCTTCAATAGTAGTGACTAGCACAAAAAGAATTGCATTCCCAGAGCTCCTGCTTCGAAACATGCTTGATTTTGCTGTAGACATAGACACATTGGTGGAGTGGATTTGCCACCAGTTACCAACATCTGGGTCATTAAGAAAATCATTGGTGGATTGCTTCAGGGGACAAAACAGTGGCAAGATATCTAGCATTGTTGAGAAGATACCATACGACTTTGAATTCCAGTATCTGCTGGCTATATAG
- the LOC126725533 gene encoding uncharacterized protein LOC126725533 isoform X3 gives MLQKMLNQEENMHEVLEHILNQHNGSAVSIPNFLPPKIKQLLAELAMVEGEILRLEGQISELQKSLKLEKDAAEESKSKQRKHGTLSNRVVHSSPTTNTNPINKVGNETMAYETKALHFISKAIKGDYNLNDFTIAEKLGNSRGFADQKENLLHEAVKFQDKIPRKSGMLKPSSPLREPRHPSPKLKERNPPILLDLPPKSLPNANQSEEENQQWQPNKLSESILKCLNVIYTRLLRTSRAMELEKLGPVSRSMNASFSSRSFRAETGLKSSLIQKESRQQDPYGIFNMDESIPRDIGPYKNLVVFTSSSLDHKFISSPSSIPLLRKLRVLLNSLQTVDLRFLTNQQKLAFWINMYNACIMHGFLQYGVPSTPEKLLALMNKATLNIGGNIINAQAIEHFILRKPASSGVKEVYLQGDKDDKEAIVRELYGLESMEPNVTFALCCGTLSSPAVRMYTADGVVSELEKSKLDYLQASIVVTSTKRIAFPELLLRNMLDFAVDIDTLVEWICHQLPTSGSLRKSLVDCFRGQNSGKISSIVEKIPYDFEFQYLLAI, from the exons ATGCTTCAAAAAATGTTGAATCAAGAAGAAAATATGCATGAGGTTTTGGAGCATATCCTTAATCAACATAATGGTTCTGCTGTCAGCATCCCGAACTTCCTTCCTCCTAAG ATAAAGCAGCTGTTGGCAGAGTTAGCCATGGTTGAGGGTGAGATACTTAGACTTGAAGGCCAAATAAGCGAACTTCAAAAGAGTTTGAAACTTGAGAAGGATGCCGCCGAAGAATCAAAGTCCAAACAACGGAAACATGGAACTCTAAGCAACCGTGTGGTTCATTCATCACcaacaacaaacacaaaccccATTAACAAAGTTGGTAATGAAACGATGGCCTATGAGACCAAAGCATTGCATTTCATAAGTAAAGCTATAAAAGGCGATTATAATCTCAATGATTTCACTATAGCTGAGAAATTGGGAAATTCAAGAGGATTTGCTGATCAAAAGGAAAATCTTCTTCATGAGGCTGTTAAATTTCAGGACAAGATTCCAAGAAAAAGTGGGATGCTGAAGCCATCCTCACCCTTGCGTGAACCACGACATCCATCACCCAAG CTAAAAGAACGTAATCCACCAATTCTTTTAGACCTCCCTCCAAAATCTCTACCTAATGCAAACCAATCAGAAGAAGAAAACCAGCAATGGCAACCCAACAAGCTATCTGAGAGCATCTTGAAGTGTTTAAATGTCATATATACGAGACTGCTTAGAACATCAAGAGCAATGGAGTTGGAGAAGTTAGGCCCCGTTTCAAGGTCCATGAACGCTTCTTTTAGCTCAAGAAGCTTCAGGGCCGAGACAGGCTTAAAGTCAAGCCTTATACAAAAGGAATCAAGGCAACAAGACCCATATGGTATCTTCAACATGGACGAGTCTATTCCTAGGGACATTGGTCCTTACAAGAACTTGGTTGTATTCACGTCAAGCTCTCTGGACCACAAGTTCATATCAAGCCCCAGTTCTATTCCTTTGCTAAGAAAGTTGAG GGTTTTGTTGAACTCTCTCCAGACGGTGGACTTGAGATTCTTGACTAACCAACAGAAATTAGCATTTTGGATCAACATGTACAATGCTTGTATCATGCAT GGATTTCTTCAATATGGTGTGCCTTCTACTCCAGAAAAATTGCTTGCATTGATGAACAAG GCAACCCTTAACATAGGAGGTAATATTATAAATGCTCAAGCAATAGAgcattttatattgagaaagCCGGCTTCTTCTGGTGTGAAAGAG GTTTATCTTCAGGGTGACAAGGATGATAAGGAAGCCATTGTTCGCGAACTTTATGGACTTGAATCAATGGAACCAAATGTCACATTTGCTCTGTGTTGTGGAACTCTTTCATCTCCTGCC GTAAGAATGTATACAGCCGATGGTGTTGTTTctgagttggaaaaatcaaAGCTAGATTATTTGCAAGCTTCAATAGTAGTGACTAGCACAAAAAGAATTGCATTCCCAGAGCTCCTGCTTCGAAACATGCTTGATTTTGCTGTAGACATAGACACATTGGTGGAGTGGATTTGCCACCAGTTACCAACATCTGGGTCATTAAGAAAATCATTGGTGGATTGCTTCAGGGGACAAAACAGTGGCAAGATATCTAGCATTGTTGAGAAGATACCATACGACTTTGAATTCCAGTATCTGCTGGCTATATAG